A window of the Hypomesus transpacificus isolate Combined female chromosome 10, fHypTra1, whole genome shotgun sequence genome harbors these coding sequences:
- the acsm3 gene encoding acyl-coenzyme A synthetase ACSM3, mitochondrial isoform X1, giving the protein MLKMGTLGILPSKCQTMLSFSRLATCQFYRHKATLPQNFTDYESIKQNYNPQIPKYFNFAKDVLDVWAEREKSGEKTPNPALWWVNDRREEIRWSFEELGFHSRRLANVLSGPCNLTKEDRVFLILPRVPEWWLVNVACLRTGTVLLPGTAQLTARDILHRLQSSGARCVVTDESLAPLLDSVAPQCPSLQARVLVSHRRREGWMNFGDLLSNVSSDHVCVETGSEDPMTIFFTSGTTGSPKMTQHSHSSYGLGLTVNGRYWLDLTEKDILWNTSDTGWAKSAWSSVYAPWTQGSCVFVHHMPRFDSSTVLQTLFNYPISTFCTAPTAYRMLVQHDISRYSFQALQHCLCAGEPINPEVMVKWREATGLDIYEGYGQTETVLIAGTFKGMKIKPGSFGKASPAYDVQVVDEAGEVLPRGEEGNLGIRVKPHKPFSLFTEYTGDPERTAECYRGDFYLTGDRGFMDEDGYLWFVGRADDVILSAGYRIGPFEVENALIEHKAVAESAVVSSPHPIRGEVVKAFVVLTEEYKSHNPDQLVTELQAHVKKVTAPYKYPRKVEFVEQLPKTVSGKIRRVELRNSEWGRS; this is encoded by the exons ATGTTGAAG ATGGGGACACTTGGTATCTTACCATCCAAATGTCAAACCATGCTCAGTTTTTCAAGGCTAGCTACATGCCAGTTTTACAGACATAAGGCAACTCTTCCTCAGAACTTCACGGACTATGAGAGCATCAAACAGAACTACAACCCCCAGATTCCAAAGTATTTCAACTTTGCAAAGGATGTTCTTGACgtgtgggcagagagagagaag AGTGGAGAGAAAACCCCCAACCCCGCTCTGTGGTGGGTGAATGACAGGAGGGAAGAGATCCGATGGAGTTTTGAGgagttagggttccattccagAAGACTGGCTAACGTTCTGTCGGGCCCCTGCAACCTCACCAAGGAGGACCGGGTGTTCCTCATCCTCCCGAGGGTTCCAGAGTGGTGGCTAGTCAATGTCGCCTGTCTCCGAACGG GTACAGTCCTGCTTCCAGGCACCGCTCAGCTGACAGCCAGGGACATCCTTCACAGGCTGCAGAGCTCTGGGGCCCGGTGTGTGGTCACAGACGAGTCTCTGGCCCCTCTCCTGGACTCTGTGGCCCCACAGTGCCCCTCCCTGCAGGCCAGGgtactggtgtcccacaggaggagagagggctggatgaACTTTGGAGATCTGTTGAG TAATGTCTCcagtgaccatgtgtgtgtggagactggCAGTGAGGACCCGATGACCATCTTCTTCACCAGTGGGACGACCGGCTCCCCTAAGATGACCCAGCATAGCCACTCCAGCTATGGCCTAGGCCTCACGGTCAACGGAAG GTACTGGTTGGATCTGACAGAGAAGGATATATTGTGGAACACGTCTGATACAGGCTGGGCCAAGTCAGCGTGGAGCAGCGTGTACGCCCCCTGGACTCAGGGCTCCTGTGTGTTCGTACATCACATGCCCCGCTTCGACAGCTCCACCGTCCTGCAG ACACTGTTCAACTATCCTATATCTACATTCTGTACTGCTCCCACTGCATACCGAATGCTCGTACAACATGACATATCCAG ATACAGCTTCCAGGCCTTGCAGCATTGTCTGTGTGCAGGAGAGCCAATCAACCCAGAGGTGATGGTGAAGTGGAGGGAGGCCACAGGATTGGACATTTATGAAGGATATGGACAAACTGAAACA GTTCTGATAGCTGGCACCTTCAAAGGGATGAAGATCAAGCCTGGCTCCTTCGGAAAGGCGTCCCCAGCTTATGATGTGCAG GTGGTGGATGAAGCTGGTGAAGTCCtgcccagaggagaggaggggaaccTGGGCATCAGAGTGAAACCACACAAGCCCTTCTCTCTATTCACTGAATACACG gGGGACCCTGAGCGTACTGCTGAGTGCTACAGAGGGGACTTCTACCTGACAGGGGACAGGGGCTTCATGGACGAGGACGGCTACCTGTGGTTTGTGGGCCGGGccgatgatgtcatcctatcaGCTGG GTACAGGATTGGTCCGTTTGAAGTGGAGAACGCTCTGATAGAGCACAAGGCTGTCGCGGAGTCTGCCGTAGTCAGCAGTCCACACCCAATCAGAGGAGAG GTAGTGAAGGCGTTTGTCGTGCTGACAGAAGAGTATAAGTCTCACAACCCGGACCAGCTGGTGACAGAGTTGCAGGCACACGTGAAGAAAGTGACCGCTCCTTACAAGTACCCTCGCAAG GTTGAGTTTGTGGAGCAGTTGCCGAAGACTGTGAGTGGTAAGATCAGACGGGTGGAGCTACGCAACAGCGAATGGGGACGATCCTGA
- the acsm3 gene encoding acyl-coenzyme A synthetase ACSM3, mitochondrial isoform X2, with protein MGTLGILPSKCQTMLSFSRLATCQFYRHKATLPQNFTDYESIKQNYNPQIPKYFNFAKDVLDVWAEREKSGEKTPNPALWWVNDRREEIRWSFEELGFHSRRLANVLSGPCNLTKEDRVFLILPRVPEWWLVNVACLRTGTVLLPGTAQLTARDILHRLQSSGARCVVTDESLAPLLDSVAPQCPSLQARVLVSHRRREGWMNFGDLLSNVSSDHVCVETGSEDPMTIFFTSGTTGSPKMTQHSHSSYGLGLTVNGRYWLDLTEKDILWNTSDTGWAKSAWSSVYAPWTQGSCVFVHHMPRFDSSTVLQTLFNYPISTFCTAPTAYRMLVQHDISRYSFQALQHCLCAGEPINPEVMVKWREATGLDIYEGYGQTETVLIAGTFKGMKIKPGSFGKASPAYDVQVVDEAGEVLPRGEEGNLGIRVKPHKPFSLFTEYTGDPERTAECYRGDFYLTGDRGFMDEDGYLWFVGRADDVILSAGYRIGPFEVENALIEHKAVAESAVVSSPHPIRGEVVKAFVVLTEEYKSHNPDQLVTELQAHVKKVTAPYKYPRKVEFVEQLPKTVSGKIRRVELRNSEWGRS; from the exons ATGGGGACACTTGGTATCTTACCATCCAAATGTCAAACCATGCTCAGTTTTTCAAGGCTAGCTACATGCCAGTTTTACAGACATAAGGCAACTCTTCCTCAGAACTTCACGGACTATGAGAGCATCAAACAGAACTACAACCCCCAGATTCCAAAGTATTTCAACTTTGCAAAGGATGTTCTTGACgtgtgggcagagagagagaag AGTGGAGAGAAAACCCCCAACCCCGCTCTGTGGTGGGTGAATGACAGGAGGGAAGAGATCCGATGGAGTTTTGAGgagttagggttccattccagAAGACTGGCTAACGTTCTGTCGGGCCCCTGCAACCTCACCAAGGAGGACCGGGTGTTCCTCATCCTCCCGAGGGTTCCAGAGTGGTGGCTAGTCAATGTCGCCTGTCTCCGAACGG GTACAGTCCTGCTTCCAGGCACCGCTCAGCTGACAGCCAGGGACATCCTTCACAGGCTGCAGAGCTCTGGGGCCCGGTGTGTGGTCACAGACGAGTCTCTGGCCCCTCTCCTGGACTCTGTGGCCCCACAGTGCCCCTCCCTGCAGGCCAGGgtactggtgtcccacaggaggagagagggctggatgaACTTTGGAGATCTGTTGAG TAATGTCTCcagtgaccatgtgtgtgtggagactggCAGTGAGGACCCGATGACCATCTTCTTCACCAGTGGGACGACCGGCTCCCCTAAGATGACCCAGCATAGCCACTCCAGCTATGGCCTAGGCCTCACGGTCAACGGAAG GTACTGGTTGGATCTGACAGAGAAGGATATATTGTGGAACACGTCTGATACAGGCTGGGCCAAGTCAGCGTGGAGCAGCGTGTACGCCCCCTGGACTCAGGGCTCCTGTGTGTTCGTACATCACATGCCCCGCTTCGACAGCTCCACCGTCCTGCAG ACACTGTTCAACTATCCTATATCTACATTCTGTACTGCTCCCACTGCATACCGAATGCTCGTACAACATGACATATCCAG ATACAGCTTCCAGGCCTTGCAGCATTGTCTGTGTGCAGGAGAGCCAATCAACCCAGAGGTGATGGTGAAGTGGAGGGAGGCCACAGGATTGGACATTTATGAAGGATATGGACAAACTGAAACA GTTCTGATAGCTGGCACCTTCAAAGGGATGAAGATCAAGCCTGGCTCCTTCGGAAAGGCGTCCCCAGCTTATGATGTGCAG GTGGTGGATGAAGCTGGTGAAGTCCtgcccagaggagaggaggggaaccTGGGCATCAGAGTGAAACCACACAAGCCCTTCTCTCTATTCACTGAATACACG gGGGACCCTGAGCGTACTGCTGAGTGCTACAGAGGGGACTTCTACCTGACAGGGGACAGGGGCTTCATGGACGAGGACGGCTACCTGTGGTTTGTGGGCCGGGccgatgatgtcatcctatcaGCTGG GTACAGGATTGGTCCGTTTGAAGTGGAGAACGCTCTGATAGAGCACAAGGCTGTCGCGGAGTCTGCCGTAGTCAGCAGTCCACACCCAATCAGAGGAGAG GTAGTGAAGGCGTTTGTCGTGCTGACAGAAGAGTATAAGTCTCACAACCCGGACCAGCTGGTGACAGAGTTGCAGGCACACGTGAAGAAAGTGACCGCTCCTTACAAGTACCCTCGCAAG GTTGAGTTTGTGGAGCAGTTGCCGAAGACTGTGAGTGGTAAGATCAGACGGGTGGAGCTACGCAACAGCGAATGGGGACGATCCTGA
- the map6d1 gene encoding microtubule-associated protein 6 homolog, with the protein MAWPCISRVCCLARFWNQLDKSDLSVPLTIQNYSDISDQEVRSVTKQVPTDLVPRNNYSTPDHRGSPPAAGEATGNRRSLRGRKEPSFKPREDYQPSGVPFQSVTQYKQDFKPWPIPKKENFPWISNGGKSGDSISDSPINSHPNAHPHTKDERVERDERSRAPKWGEEHGTGIAKTSSYRQEYRAWTGAKPAKSTRKPPPALYASPGQGVTHPYSSPGAGAPHLPPETSYQAAFSGGEAHRHPELQHQGDHTTTNAATPTLQPISAPLQPSPVPCSLQQSSLSERPELSVSTRGEVQLVKTKLSPNPSAVFQSGPRIFNI; encoded by the exons ATGGCTTGGCCGTGCATCAGTAGAGTGTGCTGTCTGGCTCGGTTCTGGAACCAGTTAGATAAATCGGATCTTTCTGTACCTCTGACTATTCAGAACTACTCGGACATCTCCGACCAAGAGGTTCGATCCGTGACCAAGCAGGTGCCAACGGATCTGGTTCCGAGAAACAACTATTCCACCCCGGACCATCGTGGCTCCCCGCCGGCAGCGGGGGAAGCTACAGGGAACCGGAGATCTCTTAGGGGACGGAAAGAGCCCAGCTTCAAACCCAGAGAGGATTACCAGCCGTCAGGCGTGCCTTTCCAGAGTGTAACCCAGTATAAACAGGATTTCAAACCCTGGCCCATTCCTAAAAAGGAGAATTTCCCTTGGATTAGCAATGGCGGGAAATCGGGTGACAGCATTTCGGATAGCCCCATAAACAGTCACCCTAATGCACACCCACATACGAAGGATgaaagggtggagagagatgagcggAGCAGGGCGCCCAAGTGGGGAGAAGAGCATGGGACTGGAATAGCCAAAACCAGCTCTTACAG GCAGGAGTACAGGGCGTGGACGGGGGCCAAACCAGCCAAGAGCACCAGGAAGCCCCCTCCAGCGCTGTACGCCAGCCCCGGCCAGGGGGTCACCCACCCCTACAGCAGCCCTGGGGCTGGGGCGCCCCACCTGCCCCCGGAGACCAGCTACCAGGCCGCCTTCAGCGGTGGAGAGGCCCACAGGCACCCAGAGCTGCAGCACCAGGGggaccacaccaccaccaacgcagccacccccaccctccagcccatctctgcccccctgcagcccagccCCGTGCCCTGCAGCCTGCAGCAGAGCAGCCTGTCTGAGAGGCCCGAGCTCAGTGTAAGCACCAGGGGAGAG GTGCAGTTGGTGAAGACCAAGCTCTCTCCAAATCCCTCCGCCGTGTTTCAAAGTGGACCGAGGATCTTCAACATCTAA